The window TACTGCTCCAAATTTTGTTAACATTCTAGATACTTTAGATTGATTAATATTATGAAATCCTGCTTCTTGTAGAGCACGTACAATTTCAGTTTGTGTACCGAATTTTTCTTGTTTTATTAAATTTTTAAATATTTGAATTAAATTAGCTTCTTTTTTTTTTATAGAAATCATATTCATAAAGTCACCAAAAAAATAAAGCAAAAATATTACTTATCTAGTAATAAAAAACTTATTTTTGAAATATTACTAAATATATAATACCAAAATAAAAAAGACTAATTGCATTTATAATATAACTATATTATCATATTTTAATAAAAATTTATATTTTTTTATTAAAAAATTAAAAAAAAAATAAATAATATAATTATACTAATTACTTATATTTTGGATATATATAAATGAGTATTTTATTTAAAAAAAAAGTTTATCGTCAATGGTATCTTATAAATGCAAAAAATAAAATTTTAGGAAGATTATCGAGTATAATAGCACATTATTTAATGGGAAAACATAAAATTTTATATTCTCCTCATATTGATATCGGAGATTATATTATTATTGTAAATGCAAGTAAAATTAAAATAACAGGAAATAAAAAAAAAGATAAAATTTATTTTAGTCATAGTGGTTATTCTGGAGGATTAAAAAAAATTTCATTTGAAAAATTAATTATAAAGAATCCTTGTAAAATAATTCAACATTCTGTGAAAGGAATGTTACCTAAGAATAAAATTGGATTATTAATGTTAAATAGATTAAAAATTTATTCAGGAATAATACATAATCATATAGCACAAAAAAATATTTTAAATATTGAATAATATTATTAAGGATATAAATTTATGAAAAAAATTAATTATGATTATCATGCAACTGGAAGAAGAAAAAGTTCTTCTGCCAGAGTATTTATTAAAAAAGGAAAGGGAAATATTTCTATTAATAAAAAAAATATAAATGTTTTTTTCCCTAGAAAAACATATTGTATTATGATAATGAAACCTTTAGAATTAATCAAAATGAGTGATAAATTAGATTTGTATATTACAGTTAAGGGAGGAGGGACTTCAGGACAAGCAGGAGCCATTAGACACGGAATTACAAGA is drawn from Enterobacteriaceae endosymbiont of Donacia vulgaris and contains these coding sequences:
- the rplM gene encoding 50S ribosomal protein L13, coding for MSILFKKKVYRQWYLINAKNKILGRLSSIIAHYLMGKHKILYSPHIDIGDYIIIVNASKIKITGNKKKDKIYFSHSGYSGGLKKISFEKLIIKNPCKIIQHSVKGMLPKNKIGLLMLNRLKIYSGIIHNHIAQKNILNIE
- the rpsI gene encoding 30S ribosomal protein S9 yields the protein MKKINYDYHATGRRKSSSARVFIKKGKGNISINKKNINVFFPRKTYCIMIMKPLELIKMSDKLDLYITVKGGGTSGQAGAIRHGITRALIKYDNFFRKNFKKQGFITRDDRKVERKKVGFKKARRSPQFSKR